The nucleotide window TGAGGATTTGTATGTAACACAATGTCACAGTTCTGTTCTTTTCCTGCAAAAATTCAATGGTATGATAGATTTGTCTGATTATTTTATAAAAGAGAGGCAATTGGATGCTGACAATCAAAGAGGCTGCTGAACAGCTAATTTCATATGGAATAGATGCTACAGACCAAGATGTAAAGATGTGGATTGAAGAAGGAATATTAAAAGCCGAACAAGCTCATAGACGAAACTTTTTGTATAAAATACATCTGAAAGACCTGACAGAGTTCATAATTCAAAAGTATAACAACAAATACTCCGAACAATTGGAGAGTACCAAACAGGAGAATACCTTGCTTAACGATCAACTGGAATTGCTGAATACGCGATTGCATATTGAGCAATCCAAGGTAAGAACGCTGAAAAAAATGCTAAATGCACAAATTGAAGCATCTGGTACTGACCCTTCGCAAATGGAAGAACTATTAGGTTTAAACAAGAATACAGACAGCTATGTTCTGAAAAAAGAATTCAAGAAAATCCTCAAAGCCCTCCATCCCGACCGCGGCGGTGATGAAAGGCTGTTCAAGGTGTTTAACGAACATTACGAGAATTTGAAGTAGTCTAGGATTTTCTCTTTGCATTCAAACTATAAAAATAAGTACTGATTCCCATCAGTAGTCCGCCAAAAACACCAATAGCGGTTCCAACAGCCGCCCAAATAGTAGATAAATAGATACCTGCCATATACATAATCAAACCGACGATAAACAGTAGCATTCCCTTATACATAAAAGCTCCTTTTATTAATTGTCTACCATGAACTGTTTCTACAAAAGTCGGAAAATACCTTTAGGAAATAATAATGGAACCAGAAGTATACCTTGCTGGTTCCATTTTTTTATTTGTTTTTATAAAAACGCTCCCTGACCTTTTTTAGTCGAGCGTGATAATTTAAGATATCCAGCCTGGCCTTTTCTGCTTCAGGAGCAATCGGCCTAAGGTTCCCGATATCCCAATAATCAACGATGACATTGAGTACTTGGTCGAAATACTCCAGTGGGCTATAATTCGCCTCCTTAGCGATAATGACCATCCGATTCTCAAAATCTGGCATGACGGCACCGGGCATTTTGAAATTCATGATGACATTGCCCAGATAGTAGCAATAGTTAGGCTCTAATTCTAAATGGTATTTGATTACATCTCGATAAAACGCGTAGTGAAGTGTCTCATCCTTTGCAAGCCGGCGGAGAAGTGTGGCTAATTCCCTATCATGCGGCCCGGCTACCTTCGCGACATTATTGTAAAACACCATTGTCGCCAATTCTTGCATTGAAGTGTAAACCATCGTTTCGAAGGGAGTATGAAAATCAGGATCCCAGCCATTCTCAAGGGTCATTTTATGTAATTGATGCAGCCTCATCGGCTCAACATTCCTCGTGATTAACAGATACGTTTCCAGCAAATTGGAGTGCTGATCCTCTTCTGCCGTCCATGTATGCACGAAATCTTTGATGACAGATAAAGACCCTTTAAAAGTCTGATCAAGATATGAAGTAAACCAAGGAAGGTTCACCTCAGTTAGAAGTGCCGTCTCAATCGCAGTGATAACTGGAGCTGGCAACGTGACCTGGCTTTCGTCCCAGGGAACGCGTTTAAAATCCATTGCCTGATCCCACGGCAAAAACTCATGATAGCCCCAGTCAATTTTTTCAGCACGTTTCTTATGCTCCTCGTAAAGTTCTCTAATCCTTGGCTCGAGTCGGAAATCCAGATGGTTCGTCAGCAATGCATTCCCTCCAAATTAAATACTAGATATTATGACCAGTTACTAATTTAATTGTAACACATTTTCTGAATTTTAACTAAATTGAAGTCTCCTTTTT belongs to Mesobacillus subterraneus and includes:
- a CDS encoding J domain-containing protein, whose product is MLTIKEAAEQLISYGIDATDQDVKMWIEEGILKAEQAHRRNFLYKIHLKDLTEFIIQKYNNKYSEQLESTKQENTLLNDQLELLNTRLHIEQSKVRTLKKMLNAQIEASGTDPSQMEELLGLNKNTDSYVLKKEFKKILKALHPDRGGDERLFKVFNEHYENLK
- a CDS encoding acyl-ACP desaturase, with amino-acid sequence MLTNHLDFRLEPRIRELYEEHKKRAEKIDWGYHEFLPWDQAMDFKRVPWDESQVTLPAPVITAIETALLTEVNLPWFTSYLDQTFKGSLSVIKDFVHTWTAEEDQHSNLLETYLLITRNVEPMRLHQLHKMTLENGWDPDFHTPFETMVYTSMQELATMVFYNNVAKVAGPHDRELATLLRRLAKDETLHYAFYRDVIKYHLELEPNYCYYLGNVIMNFKMPGAVMPDFENRMVIIAKEANYSPLEYFDQVLNVIVDYWDIGNLRPIAPEAEKARLDILNYHARLKKVRERFYKNK